One window of the Sulfitobacter alexandrii genome contains the following:
- a CDS encoding CHASE2 domain-containing protein: MRRKAAASGVVAGFLVIGLLLAAPGVAERAQTLVVDAFQRMAPRVSVDPPVAIVDIDEGAIARLGQWPWPRSDIALMVERLTDLGAAAIVFDIVFAEPDRLSAEAAARIVRQAGGAVELPGGVRDGDARLAEAFAAGPVVAGVILTPEARGQPPAVKAGFAVRGADPAGFLPRLGGAVTNLDALSDAAAGIGSFSLLPEPDGVVRRVPLVYATEAGLFPALSVEALRVAQGAGALQLRVSEGEARPGVEALRVGQFESATGPDGRLWLHWSGLPGMPRLSAADLILGDPGAMASDIAGRIVLVGTSAAGLRDLVATPIGTVVPGVEAHAEAIDQIVSGTSLVRPGWAPGAEITGAVLAAAVLAAVIPLVGAGWAALVSGGAAVGALWLAWTGFERGLVLDPVVPSLAILATFLAGATALALLTERERQSVRRTFSLYLAPTVVEKLADDPSAARLDGEAREITILFCDLRGFSGLSEGMDPVALTALLNGFLTPMTDILMAHGATIDKFIGDAIMAFWNAPLPVEEHRRRAAEAAVAMGRALDALNRGADHPPLSIGIGLNTGTCCVGNLGSAQRFAYSAIGDPVNVASRIEALTRFYGVETLAAADTARGQGLATLEVDLVRVKGREQPVELHAVIGDADLARTSSFQVLGTAQEDWLRAWRAWDAAGAQSALARLDGLPPGLLALQRARTARMAAAQRPGDWSGVYDPGEKSPTAPA, encoded by the coding sequence GTGCGCAGAAAAGCGGCGGCGAGCGGTGTGGTTGCCGGTTTTCTGGTCATCGGGTTGCTTCTTGCCGCGCCCGGCGTGGCCGAGCGGGCCCAGACACTGGTGGTCGACGCCTTCCAGCGCATGGCCCCGCGCGTTTCGGTGGACCCGCCCGTTGCCATCGTCGATATCGACGAAGGCGCCATCGCGCGCCTCGGGCAGTGGCCCTGGCCCCGCAGCGACATTGCCCTGATGGTCGAACGCCTGACCGATCTGGGGGCGGCGGCGATCGTGTTCGACATCGTCTTTGCGGAACCGGATCGCCTGTCTGCCGAGGCGGCAGCCCGGATCGTCCGGCAGGCCGGCGGGGCGGTCGAGCTTCCGGGCGGTGTCCGCGATGGCGACGCGCGGCTGGCTGAGGCCTTTGCGGCGGGCCCGGTCGTGGCCGGGGTGATCCTGACACCCGAAGCGCGCGGCCAGCCCCCGGCGGTCAAAGCGGGTTTCGCCGTCAGGGGGGCCGATCCCGCGGGCTTCCTACCCCGGCTGGGGGGGGCGGTTACCAATCTCGACGCGCTGAGCGACGCGGCTGCCGGTATCGGCAGTTTCAGCCTGCTGCCGGAACCGGACGGCGTGGTCCGCCGTGTGCCCCTCGTCTACGCGACCGAGGCCGGGCTGTTTCCGGCGCTGTCGGTGGAGGCCCTGCGCGTGGCGCAGGGGGCGGGGGCGCTGCAACTCCGGGTGAGCGAGGGCGAGGCCCGGCCGGGGGTCGAAGCATTGCGCGTGGGCCAGTTCGAAAGTGCGACGGGGCCAGACGGGCGGCTGTGGCTGCACTGGTCCGGGCTGCCGGGCATGCCCCGCCTTTCGGCGGCGGACCTGATCCTCGGCGACCCCGGCGCCATGGCATCGGACATCGCGGGGCGCATCGTGCTGGTGGGCACCTCTGCCGCCGGCCTGCGCGACCTTGTCGCGACGCCCATCGGGACCGTGGTGCCGGGAGTCGAAGCCCACGCCGAGGCGATCGACCAGATCGTGTCGGGCACCAGCCTCGTGCGGCCGGGCTGGGCGCCCGGCGCGGAAATCACGGGGGCCGTTCTGGCGGCAGCGGTTCTGGCGGCGGTGATCCCGCTGGTCGGCGCGGGCTGGGCGGCGCTTGTCTCGGGCGGGGCGGCGGTCGGCGCCTTGTGGCTCGCCTGGACGGGCTTCGAGCGGGGTCTGGTACTGGACCCGGTCGTGCCCTCGCTGGCCATTCTGGCTACCTTTCTCGCCGGTGCGACTGCGCTGGCGCTGCTGACCGAACGGGAGCGCCAGAGCGTGCGCCGCACCTTTTCGCTCTACCTCGCGCCCACCGTGGTCGAGAAGCTGGCCGACGACCCGTCGGCCGCGCGGCTCGACGGCGAAGCGCGCGAGATCACGATCCTGTTCTGCGATCTGCGCGGCTTTTCCGGCCTGTCCGAAGGCATGGACCCGGTGGCGCTGACGGCCCTTCTGAACGGTTTTCTCACCCCGATGACGGATATTCTGATGGCCCATGGCGCGACCATCGACAAGTTCATCGGGGACGCGATCATGGCGTTCTGGAATGCCCCGCTGCCGGTGGAGGAACACCGCCGCCGCGCGGCCGAGGCCGCCGTGGCGATGGGGCGCGCGCTGGATGCGCTCAACCGCGGGGCCGACCATCCGCCCCTGTCGATCGGGATCGGTCTGAACACGGGCACCTGTTGCGTGGGCAACCTCGGTTCCGCCCAGCGGTTCGCCTATTCCGCCATCGGCGATCCGGTGAACGTCGCATCGCGGATCGAGGCGCTGACGCGGTTCTACGGGGTCGAGACGCTGGCAGCGGCGGACACCGCGCGGGGGCAGGGGCTGGCCACGCTCGAAGTCGATCTCGTGCGGGTCAAGGGGCGCGAACAGCCGGTGGAACTGCACGCGGTGATCGGCGACGCCGACCTTGCGCGGACCTCTTCGTTTCAGGTCCTCGGGACTGCCCAGGAGGATTGGCTGCGTGCCTGGCGGGCGTGGGACGCGGCGGGTGCCCAATCGGCGCTCGCGCGCCTTGACGGGCTGCCGCCGGGGCTTCTGGCGCTGCAGCGCGCGCGGACGGCGCGAATGGCCGCCGCGCAACGGCCCGGCGACTGGTCAGGAGTCTACGACCCGGGTGAAAAATCGCCCACCGCGCCGGCCTGA
- a CDS encoding tetratricopeptide repeat protein: MRIFYLAAAFSIAAGSVAAQAVSDLDHARAQIAAGQTQAALAPLERLLLTDPNDDQARLLYARTLYDLGDYEGAERELALLQGRLGAGQSAYAADLLAKSRARSKPFRGSGTLRTGLRYATDPTLGAGAAATNEDDVTAFVGIDIRLQHDIAGTGGGAAFAEFDLRGEAHSEADAFDGFYGGLRFGLELPQADITFVPYLTAYSDRTFDGGRQNNYGGGIALRHALSRRTEITAGIEMLERDYDNTALYSDGSAVRASFGVRYKASAGLTLGAAIAHEALDADIVGAGYDAPELTLEAAYALPGSGLLFGRIVLIDRDYDNGRSEKIDDFFVGYSRPLTIGGLRDVSLQAGVRHERRRGTAFDGDNTSVELSLVRGFEF; encoded by the coding sequence ATGCGTATATTTTATCTTGCCGCGGCCTTTTCCATCGCCGCCGGATCCGTCGCCGCTCAGGCGGTATCAGATCTCGACCATGCCCGCGCGCAGATTGCCGCCGGGCAGACACAGGCGGCGCTCGCGCCGCTCGAACGCCTCCTGCTGACCGACCCCAACGATGACCAGGCCCGCCTGCTCTATGCCCGGACGTTGTACGACCTCGGGGATTACGAGGGCGCCGAACGGGAACTGGCCCTTCTCCAGGGCCGGCTGGGTGCGGGGCAGTCAGCCTATGCCGCCGATCTGCTCGCGAAGTCCAGGGCGCGGTCCAAACCCTTTCGCGGCAGCGGCACGCTGCGCACCGGCCTGCGGTACGCCACAGATCCGACGCTGGGCGCCGGGGCAGCAGCCACCAACGAGGACGACGTGACCGCCTTTGTCGGGATCGACATCCGGTTGCAGCACGATATCGCGGGCACCGGCGGCGGCGCGGCCTTCGCCGAATTCGACCTGCGCGGAGAAGCCCATTCCGAGGCCGATGCCTTCGACGGTTTCTACGGCGGCCTGCGCTTCGGCCTCGAACTGCCGCAGGCCGACATCACCTTCGTCCCCTACCTGACGGCCTACTCCGACCGGACCTTCGATGGCGGTCGGCAGAACAATTACGGCGGCGGTATCGCGCTGCGCCACGCGCTCAGCCGCCGGACCGAGATCACCGCCGGCATCGAAATGCTGGAACGGGACTACGACAACACCGCGCTCTACTCCGACGGGTCGGCCGTCAGGGCCAGTTTCGGGGTCCGCTACAAGGCCAGCGCCGGTCTGACCCTCGGGGCCGCCATCGCGCACGAGGCGCTTGACGCGGATATCGTCGGCGCGGGCTACGATGCGCCCGAACTCACGCTTGAGGCGGCCTATGCGCTGCCGGGCAGCGGGCTGCTTTTCGGGCGGATCGTCCTGATCGACAGGGATTACGACAACGGACGCAGCGAGAAGATCGACGACTTCTTCGTGGGCTACAGCCGCCCGTTGACGATCGGCGGCCTGCGCGACGTGTCGTTGCAGGCCGGGGTGCGGCATGAAAGACGCCGTGGCACGGCATTCGACGGCGACAACACCTCCGTCGAGCTGAGCCTCGTACGCGGCTTCGAGTTCTGA
- a CDS encoding FecR family protein — MTDKKRLALALAASASAFALTPAAAQQIGTSSAVRGSVVLTPAAQPTPRPATVGAGIALADRVETRAASTLQVLLLDRSTFTVGENAALLIDRFVYDPDQSRGEIAAEVTRGAFRFVSGAVSRRGTGARIATPAATIGIRGTFLEGIVGRRAVEAARAAGLDVSGCADPDLALFVALRGPAGNPGRGGQITVTSRMGSRTLSRPNQAVFVGGPDCEVTSPTRYGGTAREILDESLRTVPTGRATGRITGGSATETIGGAPVAPGRPEPGGLTVDLEDLPPPPPPPPPPPPPPPPPPPPPPPPPPPPGSGVPQN; from the coding sequence ATGACCGACAAGAAACGACTTGCCCTTGCACTTGCCGCTTCAGCCAGCGCCTTTGCCCTGACCCCGGCTGCCGCCCAGCAGATCGGCACCTCAAGCGCCGTGCGCGGCAGCGTGGTGCTGACACCGGCAGCCCAGCCCACGCCCCGCCCCGCCACCGTCGGCGCGGGGATCGCGCTTGCCGACAGGGTGGAAACCCGTGCGGCCAGCACCCTTCAGGTCCTGTTGCTGGACCGGTCGACCTTCACGGTCGGCGAGAATGCCGCGCTTCTGATCGACAGGTTCGTCTATGACCCCGATCAAAGCCGGGGCGAGATCGCCGCCGAGGTCACGCGCGGGGCGTTCCGCTTTGTCTCCGGCGCGGTTTCGCGGCGCGGGACCGGCGCGCGGATCGCCACGCCGGCGGCCACCATCGGCATTCGCGGCACCTTCCTCGAAGGGATCGTGGGGCGGCGCGCCGTCGAAGCGGCCCGCGCCGCCGGTCTAGACGTGAGCGGATGCGCCGATCCGGATCTCGCGCTCTTCGTGGCCCTGCGCGGCCCCGCGGGCAATCCGGGACGGGGCGGCCAGATCACGGTGACCAGCCGCATGGGCAGCCGTACGCTGTCGCGCCCGAACCAGGCCGTTTTCGTGGGCGGGCCCGACTGCGAGGTGACCTCGCCCACCCGGTATGGCGGCACCGCGCGCGAGATCCTCGACGAGTCGCTGCGCACTGTGCCGACCGGCCGCGCGACGGGACGGATCACGGGCGGTAGCGCCACCGAGACGATCGGCGGCGCACCGGTAGCGCCCGGCCGCCCGGAGCCGGGCGGACTCACGGTCGATCTGGAGGACTTGCCGCCTCCGCCTCCTCCTCCGCCGCCACCACCACCTCCGCCGCCGCCGCCTCCACCGCCGCCGCCTCCGCCACCACCGCCGCCCGGCAGCGGTGTGCCGCAGAACTAG
- a CDS encoding nucleotide disphospho-sugar-binding domain-containing protein, with translation MSQRSVLLGTEAWPNAGRGHHARLATVGDALRARGWQVIQPPADSTPRLAPRTDRLGDGSFAETMAGFGLDDTEGMKARMEGWMLHLGAALPDLVIADLSPHLVLAARDRFPVLTVGNGFFLPPPGLSPLPALPGLGAPRIDQDRLLAGINTVLDDFGRPALSRLSEVMSGDRPMVMVPEPLDPYRGQRAIPRHDVILPPGVHGRGTGGSAIFAYASGSTPMAQRVHIAEAMTLLSQPRIAVLPDLPAQVAGRLHDSGTRLIQHNLPLADIAAQARLVVHTGSLGLAAAMLHAGVPQLALHTDGEKSLTAAALAEIGVGKQMRLDTMPPVPEVAEAIRKASMDRSMQAAAAAQACAPWTDPIPALVAAAEDLAA, from the coding sequence ATGTCGCAACGGTCGGTCCTTCTGGGCACCGAAGCTTGGCCGAACGCCGGCCGTGGGCACCATGCCCGGCTGGCCACCGTCGGCGATGCGCTGCGCGCACGTGGTTGGCAGGTCATCCAGCCACCTGCGGACAGCACGCCGCGGCTTGCGCCCCGCACCGACCGGCTGGGTGATGGCAGCTTTGCCGAAACGATGGCGGGGTTCGGGCTCGACGATACCGAGGGCATGAAAGCCCGGATGGAAGGCTGGATGCTGCATCTTGGCGCGGCGCTGCCCGACCTCGTGATCGCCGACCTTTCACCGCACCTGGTCCTCGCGGCGCGGGACCGCTTTCCTGTCCTCACGGTGGGCAACGGGTTCTTCCTGCCGCCGCCCGGCCTGTCACCACTGCCTGCGCTGCCCGGTCTGGGCGCACCACGTATCGATCAGGACCGCCTGCTTGCCGGAATCAACACCGTGCTGGACGATTTCGGTCGGCCCGCCCTTTCGCGCCTGTCCGAGGTGATGTCGGGCGATCGCCCCATGGTCATGGTGCCGGAGCCGCTCGACCCGTATCGGGGGCAAAGGGCGATCCCACGCCACGACGTGATCCTGCCTCCCGGCGTCCATGGGCGGGGCACAGGCGGGTCCGCGATATTTGCCTATGCCTCGGGGTCCACGCCGATGGCCCAACGCGTCCACATCGCCGAGGCCATGACACTTCTGTCGCAGCCGCGCATCGCCGTCCTGCCGGACCTGCCGGCGCAGGTCGCCGGACGGCTTCACGACAGCGGCACGCGGCTCATCCAGCACAACCTGCCGCTGGCCGACATCGCCGCGCAGGCGCGGCTGGTGGTTCACACCGGCAGCCTTGGCCTTGCGGCGGCGATGCTGCACGCGGGCGTGCCGCAACTGGCGCTGCATACAGACGGGGAAAAATCGCTGACCGCCGCCGCACTGGCGGAAATCGGGGTGGGAAAACAGATGCGGCTGGACACGATGCCGCCCGTGCCGGAGGTCGCCGAGGCGATCCGCAAAGCCAGCATGGATAGGTCGATGCAGGCCGCGGCGGCGGCGCAGGCCTGCGCGCCCTGGACCGATCCGATCCCGGCCCTCGTTGCCGCCGCGGAAGACCTCGCCGCCTAG
- a CDS encoding DUF6065 family protein — protein MSIDLRLALDPAWGIELRPAPARRDWMDATPQGYANRCLPLTIANAHGWELLNPTRFVATWTGGQGIDDVVVAGFDDARSPLAVSHFGAGILTFQVPGLIRTSPGYDLWLQGPVNRPKPHIQGLTGVVETDWSPFGLTMNWRFTTVGATVAFEAGEPFAHLFPMPRGLIEAVTPRVMAQDAGDPDQQAHRAWARDRERFIADLGEEGSDARRAGWQRDYMRGPERPVDPPHRTRLRPKPPAD, from the coding sequence ATGAGCATCGACCTGCGGCTCGCGCTCGACCCCGCGTGGGGCATTGAACTGCGCCCCGCCCCGGCGCGGCGGGACTGGATGGATGCGACGCCGCAGGGCTACGCCAACCGGTGCCTGCCTCTGACCATCGCGAATGCCCACGGCTGGGAACTGCTCAACCCCACGCGTTTCGTGGCGACCTGGACAGGCGGGCAGGGGATCGACGACGTGGTGGTCGCGGGTTTCGACGACGCCCGGTCCCCGCTGGCCGTCAGCCATTTCGGGGCGGGCATCCTGACCTTTCAGGTGCCCGGCCTGATCCGCACATCGCCGGGGTACGATCTTTGGCTTCAGGGTCCGGTGAACCGGCCCAAGCCGCATATACAGGGCCTGACCGGCGTGGTGGAGACGGACTGGTCTCCGTTCGGCCTGACGATGAACTGGCGCTTTACCACCGTGGGGGCGACAGTCGCTTTCGAGGCCGGAGAGCCGTTTGCGCATCTCTTTCCGATGCCGCGCGGTCTGATCGAAGCGGTGACCCCACGCGTGATGGCGCAGGACGCCGGCGATCCCGACCAGCAGGCGCACCGTGCATGGGCAAGGGACCGCGAAAGGTTCATCGCGGACCTTGGCGAGGAAGGCAGCGACGCACGGCGCGCGGGTTGGCAGAGGGATTACATGCGTGGCCCCGAACGGCCGGTGGACCCGCCGCATCGGACCCGGCTGCGTCCCAAGCCGCCTGCCGACTAG